Proteins encoded by one window of Salvia splendens isolate huo1 chromosome 5, SspV2, whole genome shotgun sequence:
- the LOC121802711 gene encoding glycerophosphocholine acyltransferase 1-like — MADNEEIMEVDGDSYSNKVKQRLKDRTKCKEMLSKQAEQTKEILSKQAVKIAKQAEEHENFINKVTHLLGVLFFGGFCFILGARPQDVRYLYCLFYVIFVPLRWIYYRYKKLHYYLLDFCYYANTIFLIMLLFYPRNEKLFLVCFSFAEGPLAWALIVWRCSLVFNSMDKIVSVFIHILPGLVLFTIRWWDPVFFEEMHQNGNSHTGSWLYAETKSYLWTWLFFVPLVAYVVWQLLYFLIVNVLREQRLLRDPEVMTSYRELSKKAQKANNMWWRLSGLLGDQNRMFMYILLQAVFTVATTALTVPIFLSYELHLTFQLLKASATVWNGGNFLIEVMPRQVILKQKQKSEMSPLVVETSLKLSEVTQSQ, encoded by the exons ATGGCGGACAATGAAGAAATCATGGAGGTGGACGGAGATTCATACAGTAATAAGGTTAAACAACGGTTGAAAGATCGAACAAAG TGTAAGGAGATGCTATCGAAGCAAGCAGAGCAGACAAAGGAGATCTTGTCGAAGCAAGCCGTTAAGATCGCTAAACAGGCTGAAGAACATGAAAACTTCATCAATAAG GTGACGCACTTGCTTGGTGTTCTTTTCTTCGGAGGTTTCTGCTTCATCTTGGGTGCAA GGCCACAGGATGTTCGATATCTCTATTGTTTATTCTATGTCATTTTTGTCCCACTTCGATGGATTTATTACCGATACAAGAAGTTGCACTATTATCTTCTT GATTTTTGCTATTATGCCAATACTATATTCCTGATCATGCTTCTGTTTTATCCCAGAAATGAGAAACTTTTCTTGGTTTGCTTCTCATTTGCAGAG GGGCCGTTGGCATGGGCACTAATCGTTTGGCGTTGTAGCTTAGTTTTCAATTCCATGGACAAGATAGTAAGCGTCTTTATACATATCTTGCCAG GACTGGTTCTGTTCACAATCCGATGGTGGGACCCAGTATTCTTCGAGGAGATGCATCAGAATGGGAATTCTCATACAGGATCATGGCTCTATGCAGAGACCAAATCATATCTGTGGACATGGCTTTTCTTTGTTCCTTTAGTAGCCTATGTTGTCTGGCAGCTTCTTTATTTTCTCATCGTAAATGTACTACGTGAACAGAGACTGCTGCGGGATCCAGAAGTCATGACCTCCTACAG GGAACTGTCGAAAAAAGCACAGAAAGCAAACAACATGTGGTGGCGCTTGAGCGGATTGCTGGGAGATCAGAACCGGATGTTTATGTACATTCTGCTTCAGGCAGTGTTCACTGTGGCCACAACAGCGCTTACTGTCCCGATATTCCTATCGTATGAATTACACTTGACGTTCCAACTGCTCAAGGCATCAGCAACTGTATGGAATGGGGGTAACTTTCTTATAGAAGTGATGCCGAGGCAGGTGATTCTCAAGCAGAAACAGAAGTCAGAAATGAGCCCTTTGGTGGTCGAAACTTCACTCAAATTGAGTGAGGTAACACAATCTCAGTAG